The window GTATTAATTGAATTCCTTACGAAGTAATTTTCCAAATACCACCAACTTATTACTGTTTGCCTGTATCCTTTTACTCGTTGGAGTCTTGCAACCAATCAATGCGAGTGGATTCTATGAAGAAGCCTATGAGATGGAACAAACGAATACCTTGTTTGCGATTCCTTTATATGAAAAAGCACTCAGCCAAAAACCAACGGGTAAATTACAAAAGGCCGTGGTTTCTCGTTTGTTTTTTTTGTATAAAAAACATTCCAAATTATTAGATGCCTTGTTTTTAGGAAGTAGGTATCCTTCACATATCCCTTCAAAAGACAGAGCCTGGATTTGGAACCAACTCTCTGAAATTTACAAACCCATTTCTATTTCCGACTTATCCTCGACGTATGTCTTCGCTGCAAAAGCAAATAGCGAAAATACACAAGAGCTTTCCGATCATTTAAGAAATTTAAATCTTCCCAAATTGTATGAATTTGCATCTATACTTCTATTAAAACGCAAACAATACAAACTGATCCTCATTCTCTATGAAGAAAATCCAACTATGTTCCTTTCTCCTTTGTTTGTAGGAATCTCAGAATTCAAATTAGGAACCGAACAAGGAAAAGAGTTTTTAAAAAAAGTATTGGCTGATTCAGAGAAAGAAAGATCGGACCAAGAAAAATCTGATATTTTGTATTTGATGGGTGTCCATTATAGACAATCCAATGAACACGAGTTATCTGCTCGGTATTTTCGCATGAGTGGGAGTTTTTATGCAAAACAAAGAGCAGATTTGGAAGCCAGTAAATCAATGGTTTTACAGGGGAAACAAAAAGAAATGTGCTCCACGTTTAAATTTGGTGCCTCTCCATTTGATGAGATCGAAACCATTTTGTATTACCATTGTTCCCCCACTGGATCCCAGAATCTAAGACCAATTTTACCTAGCATTCGCATCCTATCGGAAAGAGAGGGGAATGAGTTTTTACAAATATTGTTCCCAAAGGAAAGTTAATGGAATTATATTCTAAAATTCGATGGTCATTACTCTTCTTAGGTGGTGTCTTCGTTTCCATCTATCCTTTGTTCGCAAATTTTTTAGTCACGCCGGAAGAGATCCTTCGTTTGGAATTTCCTTCGAATGTTCGAAACCAAATCCGTTTTTGTAAACAAAATCCCATCCAAGTGTATGGCAGAAATCCAATTGGATCAGGGTCCATCTGCGTTACTGTTTTGGAAGGGGAAGTGGCAATAGAATCTTTTTTCACAGAGGACTTAGAAGAAACATCCGAAACTCAGTGGGCATTTTATGATTCGGTGGGCAAACAAATCTTTCCTTCTGTTAGTTGGGAGGGAAGTGAGCCAATGGTCTTTGTATCTCTTGTGCGATCCAAACGTGGTCAATTTGGCGTGCAGTTGCAAAGGAAAAAAGAAGGTGCCTATTATTTTTACCGAACCAAACTTTCGAATTGGGTGATTCTGTAAGGCTGCTTTTTACGAAAGCTTCGCGGGGTCGAAGACAAGCTCCTCTGTAAAAAACATCCTACCTATAAATTCTTAACTTCCTGCTAACAAAAGATCCAAACTAAAAAAAGTTTCTTAATACCGTTCTTTCTGTTCCAAAATCGTTCGAATTCCGCTCAAAACGGTTGGCACGGAAGATTTCATAGAAAAAGAAGTCGATCCATATGCTAATTTTCGAATATTTGTTCGTTTATATGAGAAAGCGAAAGATCCGAATGGAAAATACAGTTTGTAAAAAGAGAACCTTCATCGTTTTCTCGTTTTTTGGCAGATCAATATTGATTGCGTGCCTCTATAAAACCATCGAAGAACGGAAATGTGAAAAAAAATCGGAATACGTCCCACATTTCGGGTATTAGGGGGAATTGTGAAGCAAATTCGAACTAGATTATGTTTGGTGTTCATTGTGGCTCTAACCAACTGTATGGTTGGTAAAAAGGAAGATGCGTGTAAATACTATCTGGATAGGGATTTTAAATCATACTGTGAACAACTAGTTCTTTTATCGCCTACAATATTGAAAGAGGATAAAAATTTAGGACAAGCTATCGCTTCCAACTTTGTGTTAGTCGGTTGCGCCACCTACCTCAAAAAGAAAAAGGAATGTGAAAGAGAAGAAAACCAATACTTGCCCGGCTTGTATGGGATGAATTTCATTTTTGGAACAGCTTACATTTTTGTTAGAAAGGAGATGGTTTAAAAGTGGATTGAATGGATTTATAAATCATTTAAATCACAGGAATACGAAACTTTTTAATATTCATTAAAATTGGTAAAGGAATTAGAAATGGAAAAATTCAGGAATAAGGCATTGATTCTAATCACTATATTGAATGGATGTTTTTTTTGGATGTAATTTTAAGGAATAGTGTAAAAGTCATATCCCTAATGATAATTATGATGTTTGTTTTTTCTTACTTCAGAATTATCATAACGCTGACGAAGAACGGAAACAGAATATCAGAGTAGACTTGATTTTAACAAATTGCCTAATTACGTACCAGGACATACAAAAATGTAAAAAAGAACCAACGGCATGGCCAATACCAGCTGTTATCCATAAACGCTAAGATGTATATCTGAAGATATGGGTAAAATAAGAAAACAAAGGAAAAATTCAAAGAAAGAGACAATCATCTCCTCTTCAATCGCTTGACTTTTGAATGAAATAAACCAAACTATTGGTATGTCTGCGATAGAAGTTCTAAATTTTAATTTTATTCAAAACGCATTGAAAAAATATAAAGAGGAACTTGATTCCTTGGGTGTTGAAACGATTCACCTATTCGGATCAGTCGCTAGAGATGAAGCTAAAAAAAATAGTGATATTGATTTCCTGGTAAAATTCAAGCCTGGCAAGAAAAATTTTGATAATTTTATGAATCTAACTTTTCTACTCGAAGATCTTTTTAAGGTAAAAGTGGATCTACTCACAGTTGATTCTATTTCGGGTTCAATTAAAAATTCAGTTGAGAGTGAGTCAGTATTAATTGAAGTCTGATATCGATTATATTAAACATATCTTTGATGAAATTTTGTTTATTAAAAGCGAATTAACTAAAACTAACGAAGTTTTATTCCTGAATGATAATGTTTTAAAAAGAGCCTTTGTTCGCAGTATTGAAATTATTGGTGAGGCCTCCAATAAACTCTCCGATTCATTTAAGAAAAAATATAATGAACCTGAATGGAGAAAATTCTCTGCAACTAGAAACCATTTAATTCATGGTTATTTTATTGTTGATTATGAAATTGTATGGGACCTGGTTCAAAACAAAATCCCAATTCTTGAATCACAAATAAAACAAATTATACAAAAAGAAAAAACTCTTTTTGATTAAAAAAAGTGAATATGCATATCCTGAGACTTACCGTTTCGTTTTGAGGTATGCCCTAGCTTGTCCTTTGGTAAGTCCAGAAGCAATCGTTGATTGAATTCCATTTTGTGACAGTTTGACTGAACTAAAGTATCCTTCTTTCTAACCATTGGAAGCTTCAGAAATTCATTTCTAAATAAAGGCTTATGGTTGCGGAGATATTTTATAAGCAGGGAACGGACAAGCTCGGATACTGTCCTGTTCGCCCACCCTTCACTCCGCCATCCTGGCTACGTTCGCGCGGGCCAGTCACCGCTCGCTTTTCCGCATCCATGCGGAAACTTCTCCCTATGGGTCGAAGTCGCTCGGGTTCTATTCGAATCCTTCAGTTTGTTGTTAGTTGGAGATTTTGTTTCGTTGAATCGAAACTTAGTTTGGGCAGGGAAGGATTCGAACCTTCGAAGGTAAAACCAGCAGATTTACAGTCTGCCCTCGTTGGCCACTTGAGTACCTACCCGAAGAAGTTGCATGGAGCCGCCTGAGGGATTTGAACCTCCGACCGGCTGTTTACAAAACAGCTGCTCTACCACTGAGCTAAGGCGGCATGCATATCCAATTTTTGTGAAAAGCTGTTAAGGTCAAATAAAAATTCTTTGAGTGGTGGTGGATTCTTCCAGAATGACCCTAGATGGCACTGTTTTTTGTGAATTCATTGATGACCCTATCCATTCTAGGATTTTATACAGGTTATTTTTTTCGAAAGGCAAACGTGAAAAAACATCGAATTTTCAATTCGATGGGAATTCTGTCAAATTTAACGGCCGCTGTTTATCTACTATGCATCAAGTATCTGTTAGGTGGGATATCGGAATTTGAAATTTATCCCACGGCTCCAGAATTTGTCATCCATATCCATCGGTTTTTTGCTGCCATTAGCCTAATTTTGATGCTCGGGATGGGTTATACTGGTTGGAAAAGAATTCGTAATCTACATGTAAAATTGCATTACATCTTTTTGCCATTGTACACGATTGTTTATATCTCTGGTCTGTTTTTATTTCAATCAAAACCGCTTTAAGGAATGTTCATGGAAAAAGTTGAAGTCGCAAAGAAATTTGCAAAAGATATCCGAATCCAAGTAATCAAAATGGTTACAGCTGCCAATTCTGGCCACCCAGGTGGACCACTTGGACTTGCTGATATCTACGCTGCACTTTACACTTCCATTTTAAACCACGATCCTAAAAATCCAGAATTGCCAGAAAGAGATCGATTGATTTTATCCAACGGACACGTTTGCGCCGTTCGTTATGCCGCAATGGGACTTTCTGGTTACTTCCCAGTGGAAGACCTTCTCACGTTTCGTAATATCAATTCCTACTTACAAGGCCACCCATCCACTCGTTATATGAAAGGGATTGAGTCTAGTTCTGGTTCCCTTGGACAAGGTTTATCTGTATCGGTTGGACTTGCCCTTGGTGCAAAACTAAAAAAAGAGACATATAAAATTTATACATGCATTTCTGATGGGGAATGTGGTGAAGGGATGACTTGGGAAGCAGCACAATCTGCTGTTCACTTCAAAACGGATAACCTCATTGCCTTTATGGATCGTAACTACATTCAAATTGATGGTAATACAGAAGAAGTCATGAAGTTAGAACCACTTGATAAAAAATTTGAAATGTTTGGTTGGAATGTGATCAATGCAGACGGACATAATATGGAAGAAATTTTTTCTGCATTTGCCAAAGCAAAACAACATACAGGTGGACCAACGCTGATTGTCTTTAGAACCATTTTAGGGAAAGGTGTTTCTTATATGGAAAACAATCCGAAATGGCATGGCACTCCACCAAATAAAGAACAAGAAGCACAAGCTCTTGCAGAATTAGCTTAAAGTTTTTGTTTCGATTGACTTTTTCATTTTAAGTTAGATAGTTTTAGCATGGGACAAAACTCTTTTCCTGATTTTTACCCGGATGATATCACTCGTTTATTGTATGATTGGGAAGTTGCTCCTGCAGAAAAAAAACGTTTTCTCTTAAAACTCATTGCATCTCGTATTCCTTGGCAAATTCAATTGGAATCTGCCTTGGATGAAGTGAAAGATCCATACCTTCGAGTACAAGCTCGGAATCTTAAATCAGAAATCCTTCGCCATCGTCTTAGGCATTCCTTCTTCAAACTCACGTTACGTGGGAATACAAATCATTATAAAGATTTGGAAGAGATGGTGGTCCAACTTTCTAATATTGGATTTCCTGATCAAAATTATGCAGAGATCAAACATGAATTGGATCGGATTGCACTTCGCATTTCTGAGTTATACGATGATCATTCTGGTTATTTAACAGACGAACTCAAAGTACAAATCCTTTGCCAAGTGATGTTCCAAGAAGAGGGTTTTGTTGGCAACATCCAAAGTTATAATGATCCAGGAAATTCTTATGTATTCCAAGTGATGAAAAGTCGACTTGGCATTCCCATTTCATTATCTGTTGTGTATCTACTGGTGGCGCAACGGCTTGGTCTTCCTTTATATGGAACAAACCTCCCACTCCATTTCCTATTACAGTATGAATCCGAAGGCTATTTTACCTACATCGATCCATTCCATGGTGGCGTTTTATTAGATAAATTCACTTGTGAAAAATTTTTAGAAGCGAATGGATATACCAATTCTCCCAAGTATTTCACGAAAGCATCCACACTTTCTATGATCAAACGGATGTGTCGTAATTTACTCCATATCTATCGCGACAATCAGTCCAAAGAAATGGAACATATGATTAAGGATCATCTTCAGATTCTCGAAAGTCGATCCACTCATGTGGAATAACGGATGAAGTCAAAGATTAAGATCCAATCTGTACTGTCCAAATTTGATAAAAATTTAGACAGTATCATTCACGAAGACATTCCCATCCTTAAAAAAATAAAAAAACAAGTCATCACATCCGGAGGAAAAAGAATTCGACCTTTCTCCCATTATCTCTTTTGTCAATTTATGAATGTAAAGGATGTTAGTTGGTTAGATGTTGGAAGTGTTGCCGAGCTGATCCATGCGGCAAGTTTGTTACATGATGATGTGGTTGACAATGCCCCCATTCGTCGTGGAAAACCAACCATTGGTGCTAGTTTCGGTAACAAAACGGCAATCCTTGCTGGAGATTATCTATTGGCTTGTGGGATTAGCCGACTGAACTCACTTGGCAATCCTGATCTTATGGAAATTTTTTCCCAAGTGTTAAGAGATCTTTCTGTGAGTGAACTTTTGCAGATGGAATGGGAAAAAAATCCAAATATCACATTAAAAATCTACGATCAAATCATTTATGGAAAAACGGCTTCCTTATTCGGTGTTTGTACGGAAGCAGCAGCTATATTGGCAAACCAATCAAAGGAAAAACGAAAAGAGTTTCGTCAATTCGGTGTTAGGTTAGGGAAGTTATTCCAAAAAAAAGATGATTGTTTGGATTATTTTGAAGATTCCAAGGCAAGTGGAAAGGAATTTTTAAAAGATTTTAAAAACGGTCTTTTTACCTATCCTGTTTTGGTATTACGCTCAAAACTAAACCTTTTGGAAAAACGGAAGTTAAACCGATTGTTCCAAAAAGAAATTCGTGATGTAAAAGATGAATCTATAATTTTGGATTTAATGAATTCCAAAAAAATTCCAGCCATCCTGCACAAAGAATTGGAATCCGAAAAAAATGATTTATTACGATTCCTCAATCAGTTTCCTAAATCAGAGGAACGAGAACTCTTTATAGAACAACTGAGTCGTCTTACTTGAGTTTGGTTTTTTAAGAAAAATGATTCATTCCGTGGCGTGAGGGTCGATGAGTTCGATCGCAGGTAATAGAATACAAAAACAAGTCCTTCCTGGTTCTGATTCCACTGTGATTTTCCCAAAATGTTTTTCGATGATGGACTTCGTGATTCCAAGTCCCATACCCGTACCTTCCCCTTGCTGTTTGGTCGTAAAAAATGGTTCAAATATTCTATTTTGAATTTCAATCGGGATTCCAGGCCCATTGTCAATGACCTTTACTTCTACGTGCCTTCCATTTTTTTCTGTACTGATGGTTAAATTCCCTTTCGTTTTCATCGCTTCCAATGCATTGAGAATGAGGTTTGTCCAAACACGCATTAGGTCTTCTGGCCAACCAAGGATTGTAGCATCAGTTAAAAATGTTTTTTTTAAGGAAACTTTACTTCGCATTCTGTACTGATAGATCGTAATCACAGTTTCAATGTTATCGAGTAAGGTGAAAATTTTCCTTTGTTCTGAATGTGTGACTCTTGAAAAGTTTTTGAGTGCGAGGATGATTTTGGACGAACGATCCACGGCAATTTGAATGATGGATAAGTGAAGGCGAAAGTTTTTTTCTTCTAAAATCAAATCAGTGAGTTTGTCTTTCCCTTGTTGTAATAAATGGATTTGATTCTCTTCTAATTTCGTGATCCCAACATCTAGAAATTTTTCTAAGGTTGCTTCTTCATAATCCAAACCATTGTCTTTTAGAATTTTTTTGAGTTCTGCTTTTTTCTCTTTTCGCTCTGTATAACTTGCCACAAGCCCAAAGTCGGATTGGTATTGGAACATACGAGTAAGTGTTTGGATTTGAGCAATGTCTAGTGTTGAGTAGATATTTTCTTTTGTGCCTAAGTGAATGGTTTCATTTTGTTTCGATTCCATTAAAGTTTCAATCGATGCTTTGATTGCACTGAGTGGGTTATTGATTTCATGTGCAACTCCTGCAACGAGTTTACCGAGCTCAGTCATCTTTTCCGAAAGTGCCAATTGATTTTCTGTTTGGCTTAATTGTAAAATGGCATTTTCTAATTTTTCTTTTTGTAACTGTAATTCTTTGGTTCTTTCTGAAACCATAAATTCCAATTCTTCGTTTACTTTTGTTACCGTTTGTTCTTTGATGATCCTTTCTTGGATCTGAAATTTTGAGATAACAATTGTAAAGATTGTCATCTGGATTGCGGCACCAATTTCATTGGCTGAACTTAGGAAAGGAAAGGATGGCAGGTAACCCGTGTTTGTGAAGATGAGTAAGGTCGTACTAATTTGCCTAACCAAAAAAGCAAAAAACAATACATTTGCATGTTCCTTTTTTTGAATTAAACAATAGATCGAATAAGCAAATGTAGCGGTTGATAACATCAAACTATTGGTATAGATAAATCGGAAATAGAGTTGTAAGTCGAAGATCGAGACACCCATCGAAAGAAACATCATATAAATGTATACCATTACATAACGATCAAAGTTGGGGTGTTTTGTTTTGGTATGTAAAAATTCCCTTAGGAATAATACAAATCCGATTGGGCTAAGTGAGAGTAGTCCTGGTACATATCGATAAAACCAATCAAAATCACTAAAGCCATATTCATAAAAAAGACCTGAACGTAAAACGTTAGTAAATAAAACAGTGAAGGTTGCAAAGGTTAATAGAAGTGAAATTTTTTCTCGCAGAAGTATGTATTGAGCTGCAGTAAACAAACACAAGAGAATACAAAGTCCCAAATAGAGACCTTGCCATAAGGACAAAGATTTGGTGTATTGGAATAATTCTGATTCTTTTCGAATTCTAAAATTGATTCGATGTGTGTCATCCGACTGGATTCGAAAACGATAAATTCCCTTTTCTTTTGCGGGAAATAAAAAACCACCTGTATAGGAAACGTCTGGATTTTTTTTTCTCAGAAGCCCTGTTTGGAATTGTTTGGTGATCTTACCATCTTGGATCAATTCACAATCGAGTTCCGATAACATTCCATTTTCAAAATGAAAATATCGATTTGGATCTTCTTCTAGTTTGATTTGATAGTAGTGGCTTTCTTTTGTAAATCCAAAGTAATAAATGGATAACGAAGGTGAACTTCCTTCTAGCGATGCATTGGGATTGGTTCCTAAATGGACTAATTTTTGTTCCCCTTCTGCCCATAACAGAAAGGGAAAACAGACGAGACTTACAACAAGGCGAAGCAAATCTAAGGAAACAATCGATTATTTATTGTGGGACAATATTCGGAGCATTACATTTCAATGTTCCACGAATGATCACTGATTTTGCATCACTGGTAGTATTTTGAACCAAACAAGTTCGATTGTCGTTTGTAAAACACTGCGTTGTTGATGTTCCTGAAGTACAATTCACACCATCCAAAGTATTACAAGAATTGAGAATGTTTGTCGTAGAGGAAGCAGATGTACTATAAGTTCCATTCAATG of the Leptospira biflexa serovar Patoc strain 'Patoc 1 (Paris)' genome contains:
- a CDS encoding nucleotidyltransferase family protein, producing the protein MSAIEVLNFNFIQNALKKYKEELDSLGVETIHLFGSVARDEAKKNSDIDFLVKFKPGKKNFDNFMNLTFLLEDLFKVKVDLLTVDSISGSIKNSVESESVLIEV
- a CDS encoding DUF86 domain-containing protein; translation: MKSDIDYIKHIFDEILFIKSELTKTNEVLFLNDNVLKRAFVRSIEIIGEASNKLSDSFKKKYNEPEWRKFSATRNHLIHGYFIVDYEIVWDLVQNKIPILESQIKQIIQKEKTLFD
- a CDS encoding transketolase — encoded protein: MEKVEVAKKFAKDIRIQVIKMVTAANSGHPGGPLGLADIYAALYTSILNHDPKNPELPERDRLILSNGHVCAVRYAAMGLSGYFPVEDLLTFRNINSYLQGHPSTRYMKGIESSSGSLGQGLSVSVGLALGAKLKKETYKIYTCISDGECGEGMTWEAAQSAVHFKTDNLIAFMDRNYIQIDGNTEEVMKLEPLDKKFEMFGWNVINADGHNMEEIFSAFAKAKQHTGGPTLIVFRTILGKGVSYMENNPKWHGTPPNKEQEAQALAELA
- a CDS encoding transglutaminase-like domain-containing protein, coding for MGQNSFPDFYPDDITRLLYDWEVAPAEKKRFLLKLIASRIPWQIQLESALDEVKDPYLRVQARNLKSEILRHRLRHSFFKLTLRGNTNHYKDLEEMVVQLSNIGFPDQNYAEIKHELDRIALRISELYDDHSGYLTDELKVQILCQVMFQEEGFVGNIQSYNDPGNSYVFQVMKSRLGIPISLSVVYLLVAQRLGLPLYGTNLPLHFLLQYESEGYFTYIDPFHGGVLLDKFTCEKFLEANGYTNSPKYFTKASTLSMIKRMCRNLLHIYRDNQSKEMEHMIKDHLQILESRSTHVE
- a CDS encoding polyprenyl synthetase family protein — its product is MKSKIKIQSVLSKFDKNLDSIIHEDIPILKKIKKQVITSGGKRIRPFSHYLFCQFMNVKDVSWLDVGSVAELIHAASLLHDDVVDNAPIRRGKPTIGASFGNKTAILAGDYLLACGISRLNSLGNPDLMEIFSQVLRDLSVSELLQMEWEKNPNITLKIYDQIIYGKTASLFGVCTEAAAILANQSKEKRKEFRQFGVRLGKLFQKKDDCLDYFEDSKASGKEFLKDFKNGLFTYPVLVLRSKLNLLEKRKLNRLFQKEIRDVKDESIILDLMNSKKIPAILHKELESEKNDLLRFLNQFPKSEERELFIEQLSRLT
- a CDS encoding ATP-binding protein, with the protein product MLRLVVSLVCFPFLLWAEGEQKLVHLGTNPNASLEGSSPSLSIYYFGFTKESHYYQIKLEEDPNRYFHFENGMLSELDCELIQDGKITKQFQTGLLRKKNPDVSYTGGFLFPAKEKGIYRFRIQSDDTHRINFRIRKESELFQYTKSLSLWQGLYLGLCILLCLFTAAQYILLREKISLLLTFATFTVLFTNVLRSGLFYEYGFSDFDWFYRYVPGLLSLSPIGFVLFLREFLHTKTKHPNFDRYVMVYIYMMFLSMGVSIFDLQLYFRFIYTNSLMLSTATFAYSIYCLIQKKEHANVLFFAFLVRQISTTLLIFTNTGYLPSFPFLSSANEIGAAIQMTIFTIVISKFQIQERIIKEQTVTKVNEELEFMVSERTKELQLQKEKLENAILQLSQTENQLALSEKMTELGKLVAGVAHEINNPLSAIKASIETLMESKQNETIHLGTKENIYSTLDIAQIQTLTRMFQYQSDFGLVASYTERKEKKAELKKILKDNGLDYEEATLEKFLDVGITKLEENQIHLLQQGKDKLTDLILEEKNFRLHLSIIQIAVDRSSKIILALKNFSRVTHSEQRKIFTLLDNIETVITIYQYRMRSKVSLKKTFLTDATILGWPEDLMRVWTNLILNALEAMKTKGNLTISTEKNGRHVEVKVIDNGPGIPIEIQNRIFEPFFTTKQQGEGTGMGLGITKSIIEKHFGKITVESEPGRTCFCILLPAIELIDPHATE